From the genome of Desulfobacterales bacterium, one region includes:
- a CDS encoding putative molybdenum carrier protein, with protein sequence MIEKIVSGGQTGADRAALDAAIALGVPHGGWLPKGRIAEDGPLPDSYALQEMPSADYRDRTVQNVIDSDGTLIISRGALTGGSATTLTAAKDNKKPSLHIDLNVTPAFSALSEIVDWLIANRIAVLNVAGPRASKDATIYADVRKIIEGVYYLGMVKANMTAQLPPQQSEKGLTHLPGSVAAAVDIIIGAMSLKDRTMVANMTEKEVLSLEETLGRYVAERLDEWTANSALVASYFQLTGKIYQREEAVAVLLQQLWQKLKATHRLRIVK encoded by the coding sequence GTGATAGAAAAAATCGTATCCGGTGGTCAGACCGGCGCGGACAGGGCGGCGCTCGATGCCGCCATCGCCTTGGGAGTTCCTCACGGCGGGTGGTTGCCCAAGGGCAGAATCGCGGAAGACGGTCCGTTGCCGGATTCCTATGCGCTTCAGGAGATGCCCTCTGCTGATTACAGGGATCGCACCGTGCAAAACGTCATTGATTCTGACGGCACCCTGATTATCTCGCGGGGGGCTCTCACAGGGGGGTCGGCTACCACATTAACAGCAGCCAAGGATAACAAAAAGCCGTCCCTTCACATCGATTTGAATGTAACGCCCGCTTTTTCAGCGTTATCCGAGATCGTGGACTGGCTTATAGCGAACCGTATCGCCGTTCTCAACGTGGCCGGTCCGCGGGCCAGCAAAGATGCAACGATTTATGCCGATGTCAGAAAAATTATTGAGGGCGTGTATTATTTGGGCATGGTTAAAGCGAATATGACGGCCCAATTGCCGCCCCAACAGTCGGAAAAGGGATTAACCCATTTGCCTGGCAGTGTGGCAGCGGCTGTGGATATTATTATTGGTGCCATGTCGCTTAAAGATAGAACCATGGTGGCCAACATGACCGAAAAAGAGGTGCTTTCGCTTGAAGAGACGCTCGGTCGTTACGTTGCTGAAAGACTGGACGAATGGACTGCCAACAGCGCGCTCGTGGCGTCGTATTTTCAATTGACCGGTAAGATCTATCAACGCGAAGAGGCGGTCGCCGTGTTGCTTCAGCAGTTGTGGCAAAAGCTCAAAGCGACGCACAGATTAAGGATTGTCAAATGA
- a CDS encoding gamma carbonic anhydrase family protein: MRYRFDGKQPVVGKTSYISEIAQVIGDVVIGDDCYIGHGAILRGDYGRIVIGDGASVEEGAIVHAPPGDVNRIGKHVTVGHGAILHGEEVGDHAVIGMGSVIGIWSKIGEWSILAEGSIVKRRQIIPPEVVVAGNPATIVRKLAEKDKEFSSRRQQIYIELVKKYLEAGMTAIGNR; the protein is encoded by the coding sequence ATGCGCTATAGATTTGACGGTAAACAACCGGTTGTCGGGAAAACTTCCTATATTAGTGAAATTGCACAAGTCATCGGCGATGTGGTGATAGGGGATGACTGCTATATCGGGCATGGTGCCATTTTAAGAGGGGATTACGGAAGAATTGTGATCGGAGACGGCGCATCGGTAGAAGAAGGCGCCATCGTTCACGCGCCCCCCGGCGATGTAAACCGGATCGGAAAACATGTTACGGTTGGCCATGGCGCGATTCTACATGGGGAAGAGGTCGGGGATCACGCCGTTATCGGTATGGGGTCGGTTATCGGCATTTGGTCTAAAATAGGAGAATGGTCGATTTTGGCAGAGGGAAGTATTGTAAAGCGCCGGCAAATCATTCCGCCGGAAGTCGTTGTTGCGGGAAATCCGGCGACTATTGTACGAAAACTTGCTGAAAAAGATAAAGAATTTTCAAGCAGGCGGCAACAGATCTATATTGAATTGGTGAAGAAATATCTGGAAGCCGGAATGACGGCTATCGGTAACCGATGA
- a CDS encoding shikimate kinase, whose protein sequence is MKIVLIGYRGTGKSVVGELVAKRLKLSYVGMDVEIVKKAGMSIPEIVATYGWPGFRDMESEVAQALAARDQLVIDTGGGVIERPENITALQKNAQLIWLKASVATIVSRIQGDTERPSLTGEKSFTEEVSEILTKRLPKYQRAAQYEIDTDQLTPQQVADKICRFCGEP, encoded by the coding sequence ATGAAGATTGTGTTGATCGGGTATCGTGGCACCGGGAAAAGCGTCGTTGGAGAGCTTGTGGCCAAACGGCTAAAACTGTCGTATGTCGGCATGGACGTGGAAATAGTCAAAAAGGCCGGCATGAGCATTCCGGAAATTGTGGCAACATATGGCTGGCCCGGGTTCCGCGACATGGAGTCCGAAGTGGCGCAAGCATTGGCAGCGCGTGATCAGCTTGTCATTGATACCGGTGGCGGGGTCATTGAACGGCCTGAAAATATCACAGCGCTTCAAAAGAATGCTCAACTCATCTGGCTCAAGGCCTCAGTAGCCACCATTGTTTCACGTATTCAAGGGGATACCGAGCGCCCCTCTCTGACCGGCGAAAAATCCTTTACGGAGGAAGTTTCGGAGATCCTGACGAAACGGTTGCCGAAATACCAGCGTGCCGCACAATACGAAATCGATACGGATCAATTGACCCCGCAACAGGTTGCCGACAAGATATGCCGATTTTGTGGGGAACCATAA
- the aroE gene encoding shikimate dehydrogenase encodes MTDRHSISTRTQVCAVIGNPVAHSLSPAIHNAAYRHSGLDFVYVAHQVVDLKHALAGMRAFRNFRGLSVTIPHKIEVMKYVDDITAADRAIGSINTVIHEKDRLIGLGTDGPGALKAFGDAGTEIDGKAILMLGAGGAARAIAFTLAINRKLRELMLLDIDEAMRQVLAADLKAGTDAAIKSESLTERTLAEAMATADIIIHCTPIGMHPKVNASLVPVELFRPGQVVFDAVYTPLETKLLRDARFCGLTAISGVEMFINQAALQFEQFTGQNAPVDVMRQVVMEHLTA; translated from the coding sequence ATGACAGATAGGCATTCAATCAGTACCCGTACGCAAGTTTGCGCGGTGATCGGCAATCCGGTTGCTCACAGTCTCTCTCCGGCGATTCACAATGCCGCATACCGTCATTCGGGTCTTGATTTTGTTTATGTGGCGCATCAGGTGGTGGACTTGAAACATGCGTTGGCGGGCATGCGTGCCTTCCGTAATTTTCGCGGCTTAAGTGTCACGATTCCGCACAAAATCGAAGTGATGAAATATGTGGATGACATCACGGCAGCGGACCGTGCCATCGGCTCCATCAATACGGTGATTCATGAGAAAGACAGGCTGATCGGATTGGGCACCGATGGCCCCGGTGCGTTAAAGGCCTTTGGTGATGCGGGTACGGAAATCGACGGGAAAGCGATCTTGATGCTCGGCGCCGGTGGCGCCGCCAGAGCCATTGCCTTTACTCTCGCTATAAACAGGAAACTGCGGGAACTCATGCTGTTAGATATCGACGAGGCCATGCGACAGGTGCTGGCAGCGGATCTAAAGGCCGGAACGGACGCCGCCATCAAATCCGAGTCCCTGACCGAACGCACCCTCGCCGAAGCAATGGCAACCGCGGATATCATTATCCATTGCACACCCATCGGGATGCATCCAAAGGTGAATGCGTCCCTGGTTCCGGTCGAGCTGTTTCGGCCGGGGCAAGTGGTGTTTGATGCGGTTTATACACCGCTTGAAACAAAGCTGCTACGAGACGCCAGATTTTGCGGGCTAACGGCCATATCCGGCGTTGAAATGTTTATCAACCAGGCAGCCCTGCAGTTTGAACAATTTACCGGCCAAAACGCACCGGTCGATGTGATGCGGCAGGTGGTCATGGAGCATTTAACCGCATGA
- a CDS encoding methylated-DNA--[protein]-cysteine S-methyltransferase: MNYDDVETGLIGALTLAGDEAGLRHIFFPQGKKLVFLRDDWKRTPEFFKSAKAQLRAYFNGELTRFELSLAPVGTPFQQKVWNALQKIPYGKLVTYQMIAEAVGSPKAARAVGGAAGNNPIPIIVPCHRVIGSNGALTGFGGGLAAKRRLIQLERTQR, translated from the coding sequence ATGAACTACGATGATGTTGAAACGGGTTTGATTGGCGCCCTGACCCTTGCGGGGGATGAAGCAGGGCTGCGGCACATTTTCTTTCCGCAAGGAAAAAAATTGGTTTTCCTTCGGGACGACTGGAAGAGAACCCCGGAATTTTTCAAGTCCGCCAAAGCACAACTGCGGGCCTATTTTAATGGGGAATTAACACGGTTTGAGCTTTCTCTGGCGCCTGTGGGCACCCCCTTTCAGCAGAAGGTTTGGAACGCCCTGCAAAAAATTCCCTACGGAAAACTGGTGACCTATCAAATGATCGCCGAAGCTGTCGGCAGCCCCAAAGCCGCCAGGGCCGTGGGCGGTGCTGCCGGTAACAATCCCATTCCCATCATCGTGCCGTGCCATCGGGTTATCGGCAGCAACGGCGCGCTGACCGGCTTTGGCGGCGGTTTGGCGGCGAAAAGGCGGCTCATTCAATTAGAACGAACTCAACGCTAA
- a CDS encoding response regulator, which produces MMAKVIVVDDDPLVCDILCEYVLRLKHIVQKAHTLLEGRTMIQEGHYDLVFLDVRLPFFSALCCPCR; this is translated from the coding sequence ATGATGGCCAAGGTCATTGTGGTTGATGACGACCCGCTGGTTTGCGACATTCTTTGCGAGTATGTTCTTCGTCTTAAGCACATCGTCCAAAAGGCGCATACGTTGCTTGAGGGACGCACCATGATTCAGGAAGGGCATTACGATCTTGTCTTTCTGGACGTAAGGCTCCCTTTCTTTTCGGCATTGTGCTGTCCTTGTCGCTGA
- a CDS encoding cation diffusion facilitator family transporter, whose amino-acid sequence MTFMIQNGNAPEDTAAQAFKIRIITIGLSLVVGVLLMAVKFYTYRLTHSSSVLSDALESIINVVASAFAMGSIIVAAKPADRSHPYGHGKIEYFSAGFEGALIIVAAIGIFKTGLNRIVTPQVLPNLQQGMIILFLASLVNLAVGSLLIRMGNRTQSLTLIADGKHLLTDVYTTFGVLLGLLLVKSGGWLWLDGAVACMVGLNILYTGAKLVRQSFSGLMDTTDPGIIDEISALLLRHRKPYWIDIHKLRTKRSGAFLHIDFHLVLPRDFSLARADIEVRELEHIISTHFKGNAGALIHTDPCNDPDCAICSEYACENRTSEQALKKDWTGEEISHCGK is encoded by the coding sequence ATGACATTCATGATTCAGAACGGTAACGCACCGGAAGATACTGCGGCGCAAGCCTTTAAAATAAGAATAATAACCATCGGCCTATCTTTGGTTGTCGGCGTTCTTTTGATGGCGGTTAAATTCTATACTTACAGGCTCACGCATTCTTCCTCCGTTCTGTCCGATGCGCTGGAATCCATCATTAATGTTGTTGCCAGTGCGTTTGCCATGGGCAGTATCATCGTTGCCGCCAAACCGGCGGATCGGAGTCATCCCTACGGCCACGGCAAAATCGAGTATTTTTCCGCCGGGTTTGAAGGCGCCCTGATTATCGTCGCCGCTATAGGCATTTTTAAAACGGGCCTGAATCGTATAGTTACCCCGCAAGTGCTTCCCAACTTGCAACAGGGGATGATTATTTTGTTTTTGGCCTCTCTGGTAAATCTGGCGGTCGGCAGCCTGCTGATTCGTATGGGCAACCGCACCCAATCACTGACCCTTATCGCGGACGGCAAGCACCTTCTGACGGATGTGTACACGACGTTCGGCGTTCTTCTCGGGTTGCTTCTTGTCAAAAGCGGCGGATGGCTGTGGCTGGACGGCGCCGTGGCCTGCATGGTGGGATTGAACATTTTGTATACCGGGGCGAAACTGGTTCGTCAAAGCTTTTCAGGACTCATGGACACCACGGATCCGGGCATTATCGATGAAATATCCGCGCTCCTTCTTCGCCACCGCAAACCCTATTGGATCGACATTCATAAACTTCGGACCAAACGGTCCGGGGCTTTCCTTCATATTGATTTTCACCTGGTTCTTCCCCGTGATTTTTCGTTGGCGAGGGCCGATATTGAAGTGCGTGAGCTCGAACACATCATCAGCACCCATTTCAAGGGAAATGCCGGTGCGTTGATTCATACCGATCCCTGTAATGATCCGGACTGTGCCATATGCAGCGAATATGCCTGTGAAAACCGCACATCGGAGCAAGCACTGAAAAAAGACTGGACGGGCGAAGAAATTTCGCATTGCGGTAAATAA
- a CDS encoding amidophosphoribosyltransferase, translating into MGGFFGVVAKHNCVEDLFYGTDYHSHLGTKRGGMALLGKTGIRRSIHSLESNYFRTKFESELPKMEGKSGIGVISDYDSQPLIIGSHLGTFAIVTIGKIANIDELVLKALDQKSYFSETTGGKANPSEVIAMLICQGESFEAGIQKARLMIKGSCSLLLLTDKGIYASRDKLGRTPICIGKKDGALAAASETCAFPNLGYETVKFLGPGETVLLSADGYEQVIAPGDNMQICSFLWVYYGYPASEYEGINVEEVRNRCGAALAKRDDVVVDMVGGIPDSGIGHGIGYANARNLPYRRPFVKYTPTWPRSFMPQNQAVRDLVARMKLIPVKAIIKGQRLLFCEDSIVRGTQLKENVELLFEYGAKEVHMRPACPTLVYPCEFLNFSTSRSTLDLAGRAVIFELEGQNERCLPEYAECGSEKNLLMIEKIRQRLKLTTLKYQRLTDLIEAIGIPKQHLCTHCWDGSSYF; encoded by the coding sequence ATGGGCGGTTTTTTTGGCGTAGTTGCAAAACATAACTGTGTTGAAGATCTTTTTTACGGTACGGATTACCATTCGCATCTCGGAACCAAAAGAGGCGGTATGGCGCTGTTGGGAAAAACCGGCATCCGCCGATCGATCCACAGCCTTGAAAGTAATTATTTTCGGACAAAATTTGAATCCGAACTGCCGAAAATGGAGGGGAAATCGGGCATCGGCGTTATCAGTGATTATGATTCTCAACCACTCATCATTGGAAGTCATCTGGGAACCTTTGCGATTGTCACCATCGGCAAGATTGCCAACATAGACGAACTGGTTCTTAAGGCGCTCGATCAGAAAAGCTATTTTTCAGAAACAACCGGCGGCAAGGCCAATCCTTCGGAAGTCATCGCCATGCTGATTTGCCAGGGCGAGTCTTTTGAAGCGGGAATCCAAAAAGCCCGGTTAATGATAAAAGGATCATGCTCCTTGCTGTTGTTAACCGACAAGGGAATATACGCTTCCAGGGACAAGCTCGGCCGAACCCCCATTTGTATCGGAAAAAAAGACGGTGCACTGGCCGCCGCTTCCGAAACCTGCGCCTTTCCCAATCTTGGATATGAAACCGTTAAATTTTTAGGCCCCGGTGAAACCGTTCTTTTATCCGCCGACGGGTATGAGCAGGTGATTGCGCCGGGGGATAACATGCAGATATGCTCCTTTCTCTGGGTGTATTACGGGTATCCGGCTTCCGAATATGAAGGCATCAATGTGGAGGAAGTCAGAAACCGCTGCGGCGCCGCGCTGGCAAAAAGGGACGATGTGGTGGTGGATATGGTCGGCGGCATTCCGGACTCCGGCATCGGCCATGGCATCGGCTATGCGAATGCTCGGAATTTGCCTTATCGCCGGCCCTTCGTAAAATATACCCCTACCTGGCCCCGAAGTTTTATGCCGCAAAACCAAGCCGTCAGGGATCTGGTCGCCCGAATGAAGCTGATTCCGGTGAAAGCCATCATCAAGGGGCAACGATTGCTTTTCTGCGAGGATTCCATTGTCAGAGGAACGCAGCTCAAGGAGAACGTCGAACTTTTATTCGAATACGGGGCCAAAGAGGTTCATATGCGCCCCGCATGCCCGACCTTGGTTTATCCGTGTGAATTCTTGAATTTTTCCACATCACGCTCGACGCTGGATCTGGCCGGACGCGCCGTCATTTTCGAGCTTGAAGGCCAAAATGAAAGATGCCTGCCCGAATATGCCGAATGCGGATCGGAAAAGAACCTGCTCATGATCGAGAAAATTCGGCAGAGATTGAAACTGACCACCTTAAAATATCAACGATTGACCGACCTGATTGAGGCAATCGGCATACCCAAGCAACATCTGTGCACCCATTGCTGGGATGGCTCGAGTTATTTTTAG
- the carB gene encoding carbamoyl-phosphate synthase large subunit, producing the protein MPGRDDIHKILIIGSGPIIIGQACEFDYSGTQACKALRSMGYEIVLVNSNPATIMTDPGIADATYIEPLNLTVLTEIIAKEKPDALLPNLGGQTGLNLSSELHRAGVLEKYGVKIIGVNVDAIERGEDRLAFKQTMERLGIDMPRSEIVTTLAEAEKTAESLGYPVVIRPAYTMGGTGGGLVYNVEELRVVASRGLAASLVGQVMVEESVLGWEELELEVVRDAKNQKITVCFIENVDAMGVHTGDSYCTAPMLTISSALQQRLQQYSYDIVDAIEVIGGTNVQFAHDPKTGRIVVIEINPRTSRSSALASKATGFPIARVSSLLAGGLTMDEIPYWRDGTLEKYTPSGDYVVVKFARWAFEKFKGVEDKLGTQMRAVGEVMSIGKNYKEALQKAIRSLEINRYGLGFAKNFNELSLEELMVRLLTPTSERQFLMYEAIRKGADIDRLVEITHIKRWFVEQMKALVDLEEQILAYKDNALPDALLVQAKKDGFSDRYLSQLLNITEKEIRTRRTVLGVVEAWEPVPVSGVEKAAYYYSTYNASDKVPVSDRKKIMVLGGGPNRIGQGIEFDYCCVHAAMAIRAAGYESIMVNCNPETVSTDYDTSDKLYFEPLTVEDVLSIYQKEKPEGVIVQFGGQTPLNIAAELAAEGVTILGTSPDTIDLAEDRDRFRHIMRELGIPQPESGMACNLEEAGQIADRIGYPLMVRPSYVLGGRGMEVVLDEEMLKRYVEGAVDISPTRPILIDKFLDNAIEAEADAIADGTDAFVPAVMEHIELAGIHSGDSACVIPPVSLAPKHIETISEYTRKIAMALNVVGLMNVQYAIFENTVYVLEANPRASRTVPIVSKVCNVAMARLATQVMLGTPLSSLGLTHRLIPHFGVKEAVFPFNMFHEVDPLLGPEMRSTGEVLGLSHSYGRAFFKAQEATQGRLPLEGSVLFTIADRDKTAALEPVRLFRELGFTIMTTEGTHKFLSERGIETTPIRKLGYGRPDLVDAIKNGHIDLLVNTPSGRKSAEEGANIRRAAIKHKVPYISTTAAAIAAAKGIAARREGKPIVRSLQEYHGNIK; encoded by the coding sequence ATGCCCGGACGTGACGACATTCACAAGATTCTGATTATCGGTTCAGGCCCCATTATCATCGGTCAGGCGTGCGAATTCGATTATTCCGGAACGCAGGCCTGCAAGGCGTTACGTTCCATGGGATATGAGATTGTTCTGGTAAATTCCAACCCGGCCACTATCATGACCGATCCCGGAATAGCCGATGCCACCTACATCGAACCCCTCAATTTAACGGTTTTAACCGAAATTATCGCCAAAGAAAAGCCCGATGCATTGTTGCCGAATCTAGGCGGGCAGACGGGGCTCAATCTTTCTTCGGAACTTCACCGCGCCGGCGTCCTGGAAAAATACGGTGTCAAAATCATCGGCGTTAACGTGGACGCCATTGAGCGCGGGGAAGACCGGCTGGCTTTTAAGCAGACCATGGAGCGCCTCGGCATCGATATGCCCCGAAGCGAAATCGTCACCACTCTGGCGGAAGCGGAAAAAACGGCCGAATCCCTGGGGTATCCAGTGGTGATTCGACCGGCGTATACCATGGGCGGTACGGGCGGGGGCCTGGTGTATAACGTGGAGGAGCTTCGCGTGGTGGCGTCCCGCGGACTTGCCGCGAGCCTGGTCGGCCAGGTGATGGTGGAAGAATCCGTGCTGGGCTGGGAGGAGCTTGAACTTGAGGTCGTCCGGGATGCCAAAAATCAAAAAATCACCGTCTGCTTCATTGAAAACGTGGATGCCATGGGGGTTCATACGGGAGACAGTTATTGCACGGCCCCGATGCTGACCATTTCTTCAGCGCTTCAGCAACGATTGCAACAATATTCTTATGACATCGTGGATGCCATTGAAGTGATCGGCGGTACCAATGTCCAATTTGCGCATGACCCCAAAACAGGCCGCATCGTCGTGATTGAAATCAATCCGCGAACCTCACGGTCTTCCGCCCTTGCCTCCAAAGCCACGGGATTTCCCATTGCACGCGTATCCTCGCTGCTTGCCGGCGGCCTTACCATGGATGAAATCCCCTATTGGCGGGATGGCACGCTGGAAAAATACACGCCGTCCGGAGACTATGTGGTGGTAAAATTCGCCCGGTGGGCCTTTGAGAAGTTCAAGGGCGTGGAGGACAAGCTCGGCACGCAGATGCGTGCGGTCGGCGAGGTCATGAGCATCGGGAAAAACTACAAGGAAGCATTGCAAAAAGCCATCCGCAGCCTGGAGATCAATCGCTATGGGTTAGGGTTTGCCAAAAATTTTAACGAATTGTCTCTTGAGGAATTAATGGTGCGGCTGTTGACGCCCACGAGCGAACGGCAGTTTCTGATGTATGAAGCCATTCGAAAAGGCGCCGACATTGATCGGTTGGTTGAGATAACCCATATCAAACGCTGGTTTGTCGAGCAGATGAAGGCGTTGGTGGATCTTGAAGAACAAATTTTGGCATATAAAGACAACGCATTGCCGGATGCGTTGTTGGTTCAGGCAAAAAAGGACGGCTTTTCAGACCGCTATCTGTCGCAACTGTTGAATATAACGGAAAAAGAAATCCGAACCCGACGAACCGTCCTTGGCGTCGTGGAAGCATGGGAGCCGGTACCGGTGAGCGGCGTGGAAAAGGCGGCCTATTATTACTCCACTTACAATGCCTCGGATAAGGTGCCGGTCAGTGACCGGAAAAAAATCATGGTCCTGGGCGGCGGTCCCAACCGAATCGGCCAGGGAATCGAATTCGACTACTGCTGCGTTCACGCCGCAATGGCCATTCGAGCGGCGGGCTACGAATCGATCATGGTCAACTGCAATCCGGAAACCGTTTCAACGGATTACGACACGTCGGACAAATTGTATTTTGAACCACTTACGGTCGAGGATGTGCTGAGTATTTACCAAAAAGAAAAACCCGAGGGTGTCATCGTCCAATTCGGGGGGCAGACACCCTTGAATATTGCCGCGGAATTGGCGGCCGAAGGGGTGACCATATTGGGGACGTCTCCGGACACCATTGACCTGGCGGAGGATCGGGACCGGTTTCGTCACATCATGCGCGAACTTGGCATTCCCCAGCCCGAATCCGGCATGGCCTGCAATCTCGAAGAGGCCGGGCAGATTGCCGATCGAATCGGATACCCGCTCATGGTAAGGCCCTCCTATGTGCTCGGCGGCCGCGGCATGGAGGTGGTTCTGGACGAGGAGATGCTCAAGCGGTACGTGGAAGGCGCCGTCGATATCTCCCCGACCCGCCCGATTTTAATTGATAAATTTTTGGATAATGCCATCGAGGCAGAAGCCGATGCGATCGCGGATGGAACCGATGCCTTTGTGCCGGCCGTCATGGAGCATATTGAACTGGCCGGTATTCATTCGGGCGATTCAGCCTGTGTGATACCGCCGGTCAGCCTCGCCCCGAAACATATCGAAACCATCAGCGAGTATACCCGAAAAATCGCGATGGCGCTCAATGTGGTCGGATTGATGAATGTTCAATATGCCATCTTTGAAAATACCGTGTATGTGCTGGAGGCCAATCCGCGCGCATCCCGGACCGTGCCGATCGTGTCGAAGGTCTGCAATGTGGCCATGGCCAGACTGGCCACCCAGGTAATGCTCGGCACACCGCTCTCGTCGCTGGGGCTTACGCATCGGCTGATTCCGCATTTCGGCGTTAAAGAGGCCGTCTTTCCGTTCAATATGTTCCATGAAGTGGATCCGTTGCTGGGGCCGGAAATGCGTTCCACCGGCGAGGTGCTGGGATTATCCCACTCCTATGGCCGAGCGTTTTTTAAAGCACAAGAGGCCACTCAGGGGCGGCTTCCGCTTGAAGGCAGCGTGCTCTTTACCATTGCGGACCGCGACAAAACCGCGGCGCTGGAACCGGTCCGCCTTTTCCGGGAACTCGGGTTTACGATCATGACCACGGAAGGCACCCATAAATTCCTGAGTGAAAGGGGAATTGAAACCACGCCGATTCGAAAACTCGGGTACGGGCGGCCGGATTTGGTGGATGCCATCAAAAACGGCCATATCGATTTACTGGTTAATACCCCGAGCGGCCGGAAAAGTGCGGAAGAAGGCGCCAATATTCGGCGCGCCGCCATCAAGCACAAGGTGCCCTATATCAGTACGACCGCGGCGGCCATCGCGGCGGCCAAAGGCATCGCCGCCCGCCGGGAAGGAAAGCCGATCGTGCGATCCCTTCAGGAATATCACGGCAACATCAAATAG
- a CDS encoding NUDIX hydrolase, producing the protein MRYTFCPSCGSQFEPLPQGKGGRQYCHHCHTTHYHNPTVGVAVVLLEDHCLLLVKRNGSYRDQWCIPCGHVEWDEDIRASAAREFKEETGLQVSIGPVLAAFSNFHDPSHQTVGIWFWGIRDSGALTPGSDAADAKFFPLSGIPENMAFPTDIRVCEALKKADTDGALYQWLTSAVQMERSFSLLLRE; encoded by the coding sequence ATGAGATATACATTTTGCCCCTCCTGCGGCAGCCAATTCGAGCCTTTGCCTCAAGGAAAAGGAGGCCGCCAGTATTGCCATCATTGTCATACCACTCATTACCACAACCCGACCGTCGGGGTCGCTGTCGTGTTGTTGGAAGATCATTGTCTATTGTTGGTGAAACGCAATGGCTCGTATCGGGATCAATGGTGTATTCCCTGCGGCCATGTGGAATGGGATGAAGACATCCGCGCCTCCGCCGCTCGCGAATTTAAAGAGGAAACTGGCCTTCAGGTTTCGATCGGCCCCGTGTTGGCGGCATTTTCAAATTTTCACGACCCGTCCCATCAGACCGTCGGCATTTGGTTCTGGGGAATTCGTGACAGCGGGGCACTTACCCCGGGGTCGGACGCTGCCGACGCTAAATTTTTCCCCCTATCCGGTATTCCGGAGAACATGGCGTTTCCGACCGACATCCGCGTTTGCGAAGCGTTAAAAAAAGCGGACACCGACGGCGCTTTATATCAATGGCTCACTTCAGCCGTACAAATGGAGAGAAGCTTTTCTCTATTGCTTAGGGAATAA
- a CDS encoding HDOD domain-containing protein, translating to MEPERRLSILRSHISKMPPLSPTVSKVLALCNKRDASPVELNRVISMDPVLTGNVLRLINSAYYGLSQKVTSVVRAITMLGINTVRNLLLSTAVLGALGNRKNFDSLDSAQFWEHSLAAGVAARLIAVKHRVPLDQVEGYFIAGLLHDVGKIPLNNRFAEEFKTALHLADEKGQALFKAEQEIFGLDHAAIGKLIAEKWGLGEEISDTIAFHHTPADYSGSHKNFVYLVTLADYFVNTLRIGFSGNLHRVEIPPEVLNYLKSNLGLTLQIIETIIKELSQEVEKSRVFLTLTQ from the coding sequence ATGGAACCGGAAAGACGGCTTTCGATTCTTCGCTCACATATCAGCAAGATGCCGCCGCTATCCCCCACCGTTTCAAAGGTACTGGCGTTATGCAACAAGCGGGATGCCTCACCCGTTGAATTGAACCGGGTAATCAGCATGGATCCCGTTCTGACCGGTAACGTCCTGCGGCTTATTAACTCGGCGTATTATGGCCTGAGCCAAAAGGTTACCAGCGTGGTCAGGGCAATTACCATGTTGGGCATCAATACCGTCCGGAATCTTTTACTCAGCACGGCGGTTTTGGGCGCTCTGGGAAACCGGAAAAATTTCGACTCCCTGGACTCCGCACAATTCTGGGAACATTCCCTCGCCGCCGGTGTTGCGGCCAGATTGATTGCCGTCAAACACCGTGTTCCATTGGATCAGGTGGAAGGGTATTTTATTGCAGGATTGTTGCATGATGTCGGCAAAATCCCGCTGAACAATCGGTTCGCTGAAGAATTCAAGACCGCCTTGCATCTGGCGGATGAAAAGGGGCAGGCCCTGTTTAAGGCGGAACAGGAAATTTTTGGCCTTGATCACGCTGCCATCGGCAAGCTGATTGCGGAGAAATGGGGCCTGGGGGAGGAGATATCAGACACCATCGCGTTCCACCACACCCCCGCCGACTATAGCGGGTCGCATAAAAATTTTGTGTATCTCGTTACGCTGGCGGACTATTTTGTTAACACCTTGAGAATAGGGTTTTCGGGAAATCTGCATCGGGTGGAAATACCGCCGGAGGTTCTGAATTATCTGAAATCGAATTTGGGGTTGACGCTTCAGATTATCGAAACGATCATAAAAGAATTATCACAGGAAGTTGAAAAATCCCGCGTCTTTTTAACACTTACACAATAA